The following nucleotide sequence is from Burkholderia gladioli.
AGGTCTCGCAGGCGCCATAGGCCGAGTTGAACGAGAACAGCGCCGCCTGCGGCTCGGCATAGCGCAGGTCGCTGTCGGGATGGTGCAGGCCGGTGGAGAAGCGCCAGACCTGCGGCTCGGGCGCGGCCTCGTTGGCGTTCTCGGGGGCCGGCGCCAGCACGTAGACGTTGACGCGGCCGGCGCCGCGCCTGAGCGATGCCTCGATCGCCTCGACCACGCGCGCCTTCTCCGTGTGCTGCAGGCGGAAGCGGTCGGCCACCACGTCGAGCACCTTGCGCGTGCCCGCCTCGGACACCACCTCGCGCTGCGCCTGCACGCGCGTGTAGCCGCTCGCCGACAGCCACTGCTCGACCTCCTCGGCCGTCACCGCCTCGGGCAGCTCGACCGGGAAGGTCACCACCAGGCGCGGGTCCTCGCCGGCCGTGCGCGCGGCCAGCTCGGCGTAGATCGTCTCGGGCGTGTCATGCCGCACCGGCTGCGCGGTCTTGCGGTCGAACAGCTCGGCCGCGCGCGCGTAGAGCAGCTTCAGGTGGTCGTTCAGCTCGGTCATGGTGCCGACCGTCGAGCGCGAGCTGCGCACCGGGTTGGTCTGGTCGATCGCGATCGCGGGCGGCACGCCGTCCACGCGGTCCACCTGGGGGCGGTCCATGCGGTCCAGGAACTGCCGCGCATAGGCGCTGAAGGTCTCGACGTAGCGGCGCTGGCCCTCGGCATAGAGCGTGTCGAACACCAGGCTCGACTTGCCCGACCCCGACGGACCGGTCACGACCGTCATCTCGCCGGTGCGCAGGTCGAGATCGACATTCTTGAGATTGTGCTGGCGTGCTCCGCGAATGCGGATCAGATGGCTGGATGACAATTGGCCTGTCCGTATGAAGGGGTTGAACGGGTCTGGCGGGCCGCGAGGCTGCGTCATGCCCGAATGACTGCGACACTATACTGTATATTCATACAGCTTTCACGGCGCCCCGCGGGCTGGGGATGACGGCGGCATCCGGTCGGATCCGCCCGACTGGAAGACACGACCGATCGAGGCCGGTTCCCGCTTCAGTCGAGCGGCGGCACCACGCCTTCCGACAAGGTCTTGAGCAGGCGCGCGCGGCGCCGCTCGAGCTCGGCGATCTGGCGCTCGATGGCGTCCAGGCGCCGGCGCTGCACCTCGCTGATCTGGTCGCAGGAGCGCGCGCCCTCGATCAGCAGCATGCAGTCGGGGAAACCGCGGATCTCGTCGAGCGTGAAGCCGGTCGCGATCATGCGCTGGATCTGCCTGACCTGCGCGACCGCCTGCGCCGGGAAGCGGCGATAGCCGTTGTCGGCGCGCGACGAGGCCAGCAGGCCATGCTCGTCGTAGTGGCGGATCGAGCGCACGCTGGCGCCGGTGCGCCGGGCCAGCGCGCCGATCGTCAGCCATTCCGGGGAGTTCGAGGCGTTCATGGGCGGCAGGCTAGCATGTTTCGCTTGACCCTCACACTGGTGTGAGGGTCGAGACTGGGTGGACCATCACTTCAGAGGAATCCT
It contains:
- a CDS encoding MerR family transcriptional regulator, giving the protein MNASNSPEWLTIGALARRTGASVRSIRHYDEHGLLASSRADNGYRRFPAQAVAQVRQIQRMIATGFTLDEIRGFPDCMLLIEGARSCDQISEVQRRRLDAIERQIAELERRRARLLKTLSEGVVPPLD